The DNA sequence GGCCGAGCTCCGTTCCGGTCTTACGAGCCGGGGGCTCCGGGTCGGTGCGGTCCAGGCGCTGGCGCTTCCCGGCGCGGAGGCGGTCGGCCCGCTCCGGCCGTCGCGGCTCCTCGCCTGGCCGTTGCTCGACGCGCTCCTATGACGTCCCCGGCGCCGCGACCTGCCCGCGTCACGCGGCGGACGGCGGCCGCGCTCCGCTATCGTCCTCCCCGCGACGCAGCCCCTCGCCTCGTGGCCAAGGGCCAGGGTGTCGTGGCCGACCGGATCGTCGAGACAGCCCGACGGTATGGCGTCCCGATCCGGGAGGATCCGTTTCTCGTCGAGGCACTGGCCGCGCTCGACCTGGAGACGCAGATCCCGCCGGAGCTCTATCGCGTGGTGGCCGAGCTGCTGCTCTTCGTGTACCGGCTGAACGAGGAGTGGAGGCGGCGTTCGGACGTCACACGGCCCGGCTGAGCCGGTCGGCCGGCGCGACGCTCAGGCGGCGGGCACCGAGACCTGCCGGCCCTCCAGGGTCGCGGTCGGGGTGACGAGGCGGATCAGCACCGGGAGCACGAGCAGCGAGGAGGCCAGGCTCGCGCAGGCGCCGATCGTGAGCAGGAGGCCGAGGCTCCAGATCCCCTGGTGCTGGGCGACCAGGAGGCTCCCGAAGCCGGCGATGGTGGTGAGCCCGTTGAAGACCACGGCCATCACCGTGCTCCGCGCCAGCAGCGGGCCGCCGTGGGCGCGGCCCTCCATGAAGCGCACCACGACGTTCAGGCCGTACTCCGCCGCCGCCCCGATGATCAGCGGGAGCCCCCAGACGTTGGCCAGGTTGAACTTGAGGTCGAAGACGTACATGAGGCCCACAGTCCAGAGTGTGCCGAGGAGCAGCGGGACCAGCGCCAGGCACGTTTCCCTGAGGCGCCGGATCATGAGGGCGGCGAGGACCGCGACCAGGACGAAGGCGTAAGCGGTTCCTTGGCGGTAGGCCTTCTCCATGAGCCGGATCGCCTCGTAGGTGATGATCGGGGGCCCGGTCACGTCGGGGTCGACGGAGCGGAGCTCCTCGACGAAGCGCGTGGCGCCCTGCCGATCCCAGATGTCCACCTTCGGGTGGATCTGGAGCAGGAAACGACCGCTCGCGCCGATGAACTTTCGACGCAGCTCCGCCGGCACGTCCCTGAGCGTGACCGGTCGCGGCCTCAGGTTCCGCTGGAGGGTGTGGAACTTCTCGATGAAGTCCCAGTAGAGCTGGGCCTGGAAGTGGTTCAGCGCCGGCTCGACCATGTCCCGATCGGCGGCGTTCAGCTTCTCGACGAGCGTGCCGACCTGTGCGCGGACCGCGGCTACCTCGCGATCGGGTCCTCCGGGGCCCGCCTCGGCGACGGCGACGTCGAAGCGCCGCTTGAGGGTTTCGAGGGCCGCGACCAGGTGGTCCAAGTCCAGTGAGCGGGGGCGGCCGACGCGGACCGGCGCGACCAGCGGGGCGAAGTCCTGGATGATCTTCGCTTTCTCGAGCTGCCGGTCCGGGATCAGCATGAGCACGCTGTCCACCTCCGAGACCGACGGCAGCCGCTCGAAGGCCTCGTGCTTCCGCCTGAGCTCGTCGAGCGAGGTGGCGCTGGCGAGGGCCGTGAAGCCCGAGCGGCCGGCGGTGGCGAGGATCTTCCGCTCCCACACCACGGACTCGGTCCCCTCGGCCTGAAGGTTCAGGAGGTTGTAGTCGAAGCCCACCGTGCGCACGGCCCAGAGCGAGAAGGCGGTGAGGAGGCCTGCCGCCGTGAGGACCGTTTTGGGATGTCGGGCGAGCCACTCGAGGAGCGGCACGCGGATCCGCTCGAGCTCGATCGCGCGCGGGATCCGGCCGCGCGGCCGCGTCGCGTGCCGGCGGTCGACGAGCACCAGGAGCGCGGGGAAGAAGGTCAGCATGGCGAGGAACGCCATGAGCAGCGCGGTGCCCGAGATGAAGCCGAACTCCCGGATGCCGCGGAAGTCGGTGAGCATGAGGACGTAGAACGTCCCGGCCGCGGTGACCGCGCCGAGGAGGATCCCGGGCCCGCTCCGCGCGGCGGTCAGCTCCAGCGCTTCCCTGAGATTCCGGCCGAGGAAGATCTCCTCCTCGTAGCGGAAGAGGAAGTAGATGCCGTAGTCGATCCCGATCCCCACTACGATCGAGATGAACATCACCGAGAAGATGGTCAGATGCCCGACCGTCAGCGTGACGATCCCCATGGACCAGGCCAGGCTGACTGCCAGCACCGCGAGCATCAGGAGCGGCTTGCCCACGCGGCGGAACGCCACGAGCAGGAGCCCCAGGGTCAGGGCGAACGCCAGGAGCGTCGCCACCTCGCTGTCCCGGAACGCGGCGGTCATCTCGTCGTTGGAGATGGTCGGAGGGCCCGTGACGCCGACGTGGACCTCAGAAAACTCGGCGCGGAGATCCGCGATGCGCTGGCGGATGATCTCGATCGCGGTGCGGTCGCCGGTGAAGCTGCCCTTCTGGCTCGCCGGCTCGACCAGGATGAACAGCAGGCTCTTGTCGTCGGAGAGGAAGTACCCAGAGTCCGCCTCCTCGGCCCGGCCGAAGGAGAAGAGCGTACCCCACGGCGAGCGGTACGGGTGGCGGTGCTCGGTCCGCTCCTCGATCTGCGTCAGGAGCTGGCGGAGGAACCGGAGGTCGGTGGACGCGCGGCCGTCGCCGACCCCGATGTCGAAGAAGTGGGCGAGGAAGGCGGCGGCGATCTGCTGGTTGATCCCCTCGATGAGCTGTCCCAGCGTCGGCGTGGCGGCGAAGGCCTCCATGAACTCCTGGTAGTCGAAGATCTTGTCGCGGATCTCGGTCAGCTCTTCGGTCGAGAGGTAGAGGAGCGCGCGCCCCTCGAAGCGCTTGGGGTCGATCCGGTAGGCCACGCGCTGGAAGCGGATCGGGCTCGTGCGGAGCTCCCGGACGAGGCGGGCGGCGTACGCCTTCGACTCGTCCACGGTGCTGCCCTGGACGACCACGACGATGTCATCGAGCTCGCCGAAGTCGTCGGCGTACTGCCGGTAGAGGGTCGCGTAGCGCTGTCCCGGCGGGAGGAGGTGGAGGGTGGAGGTCTTGAAGGTGATCGCTGAGAGGGCGTAGGCGATTCCGCCACCGGCGAGCGCCAGCGAGAGCACCACCGTCAGGGCGGGGCGCTCGCAGGCCACTCGGACCACGCGGCGGAGCAACCGGCCCGTCCGGGAGATCGCGATCACCCCTTACTCCTCGCCCGCGATGAAGCGCTCGAGCTGGGCGCGCGCGACCTCGTCGGGCCACTGCTCCGGCGGTGACTTCATCAGGTACGCGGACGGCGCGAGCAGCGCGCCCTTCAGCCCCCGGTCCAGGGCCAGCTTGCAGCAGCGGATCGCGTCGATGACGACGCCGGCGGAGTTGGGAGAGTCCCAGACCTCCAGCTTGAGCTCCAGGTTGACGGGCAGGTCGCCGAAGCCCCGGCCCTCCAGGCGGATGTACGCCCACTTCCGGTCGGCGAGCCAGGGGACGTAGTCGCTCGGGCCGATGTGGACCACCTCGGGCGGGAGAGGGTGGGCGAGCTGGGAGGTTACGGCGTCGGTCTTCGAGGTCTTCTTGGACGTCAGGCGCTGGCGCTCGAGCATGTTCAGGAAGTCCGTGTTCCCCCCCACGTTGAGCTGGCTCGTGCGCTCGAGAGCGACGCCCCGGGACATGAAGAGGCGCGTCAGGATGCGGTGGACGATGGTGGCGCCGAGCTGGGACTTGGCGTCGTCACCCACCACCGGCAGCCCCCGCTCCTCGAACCGGCGCCTCCAGTACGCCTCCCGCGCGATGAAGACCGGGATGCAGTTCACGAAGCCACAGCCGGCGTCCAGCACCTGCTCGACGTACCACTTCGTGGCCATCTCGCTGCCCACCGGCAAAAAGTTGACCACGACGTGGGTGTCCGTGTCCTTCAGGATCCCCACGATATCGGCGGTGGAGCCTGGCGCCTTCTGGATCACCTGCGAGAGGTACTGGCCCAGCCCGTCGTGCGTCATCCCGCGGTGGACCGGCACATTCAGCGGCGGGACGTCGAAGAACTTGGTCGTGTTGTTCGGCGGGGTGTAGATGGCTTCTGCCAGGTCGCGGCCGACCTTCCGGGCGTCGATATCGAAGGCGGCGGAGAATTCGATCTCCCCTACGTGATACGGGCCGAGGCGGGGATGCATAAGCCCGGGGATGAAGCCTTCGTCGGGCGCGTTCCGGTAGTAGTGGACTCCCTGGACCAGGGCGGAGGCGCAGTTGCCGACACCCACGATGGCTACACGAACGGTCTCCACGCTGCTGCCTCCTTTCTCGGGGATCAGGCGGGAAAAGCGAACCGCAAGCACTGGGATTCTAGCATACCGAGCCAGGAAGCCCCGGCCTCACGCCGCGAGCTCCGACGTGAGGGAGCTCCGCAGGAACGCCAGGACGATGAGCCCTGCCGTGACCCAGGTCAGTTCCCGGAGGCGGCGGACCAGGGCAAAGGAGAGGCCAAGACCGGCACCGAGACCGAGGGCCGCGAACACGGCCACGTTGCCTCCCTCCAGCGCGCCCAGCCCGGCCGGGATCAGGAACGCGGCGAACTTGACGGCTGCGACGAAGGCTTCGATGACGAAGGCCGTGGTCAGCGAGATCGGGATCCCGAGGAAGTAGAGGATCAGGTACGCCTCCAGGCTGCCGAGGATCCAGCCCAGGAAATGGCACAGGAGCGAGACGCAGAGCCGTCCGCGGCGTTCCCGGTAGAATGCGGCCAGGGCGCGGTCGAGGCCGTGCAGCTTGTCCGCGTGGCGCTCGCCCCAGGCCAGCCCGAGCCCTGTCAGGAGCTTGAGCCCGCCACCGAAGATGCCGCGGCGCTGCACGATGACGAAGCCTCCCAGGGCGAGCGTCTCGATCACGAGCAGCCCTGTCATCCCGTGGAGGAACGCCGAGGGGAGGGAGAAGAGCACCCACGCCAGCCCTAGGCCCAGGACGAGGAAGCAGCCCTGGGCGAGCGTGATCGTCGTCTTGTCGACGATTACCGAGGCCAGGCCCTCTTCGAATGGCACCCGGGGGCGAAGGAGGTAGGCCTTCACCGGCTCGCCTCCCACGGACGCGGT is a window from the Candidatus Rokuibacteriota bacterium genome containing:
- a CDS encoding EscU/YscU/HrcU family type III secretion system export apparatus switch protein, with translation MTSPAPRPARVTRRTAAALRYRPPRDAAPRLVAKGQGVVADRIVETARRYGVPIREDPFLVEALAALDLETQIPPELYRVVAELLLFVYRLNEEWRRRSDVTRPG
- a CDS encoding MMPL family transporter; this encodes MIAISRTGRLLRRVVRVACERPALTVVLSLALAGGGIAYALSAITFKTSTLHLLPPGQRYATLYRQYADDFGELDDIVVVVQGSTVDESKAYAARLVRELRTSPIRFQRVAYRIDPKRFEGRALLYLSTEELTEIRDKIFDYQEFMEAFAATPTLGQLIEGINQQIAAAFLAHFFDIGVGDGRASTDLRFLRQLLTQIEERTEHRHPYRSPWGTLFSFGRAEEADSGYFLSDDKSLLFILVEPASQKGSFTGDRTAIEIIRQRIADLRAEFSEVHVGVTGPPTISNDEMTAAFRDSEVATLLAFALTLGLLLVAFRRVGKPLLMLAVLAVSLAWSMGIVTLTVGHLTIFSVMFISIVVGIGIDYGIYFLFRYEEEIFLGRNLREALELTAARSGPGILLGAVTAAGTFYVLMLTDFRGIREFGFISGTALLMAFLAMLTFFPALLVLVDRRHATRPRGRIPRAIELERIRVPLLEWLARHPKTVLTAAGLLTAFSLWAVRTVGFDYNLLNLQAEGTESVVWERKILATAGRSGFTALASATSLDELRRKHEAFERLPSVSEVDSVLMLIPDRQLEKAKIIQDFAPLVAPVRVGRPRSLDLDHLVAALETLKRRFDVAVAEAGPGGPDREVAAVRAQVGTLVEKLNAADRDMVEPALNHFQAQLYWDFIEKFHTLQRNLRPRPVTLRDVPAELRRKFIGASGRFLLQIHPKVDIWDRQGATRFVEELRSVDPDVTGPPIITYEAIRLMEKAYRQGTAYAFVLVAVLAALMIRRLRETCLALVPLLLGTLWTVGLMYVFDLKFNLANVWGLPLIIGAAAEYGLNVVVRFMEGRAHGGPLLARSTVMAVVFNGLTTIAGFGSLLVAQHQGIWSLGLLLTIGACASLASSLLVLPVLIRLVTPTATLEGRQVSVPAA
- a CDS encoding inositol-3-phosphate synthase, with the protein product METVRVAIVGVGNCASALVQGVHYYRNAPDEGFIPGLMHPRLGPYHVGEIEFSAAFDIDARKVGRDLAEAIYTPPNNTTKFFDVPPLNVPVHRGMTHDGLGQYLSQVIQKAPGSTADIVGILKDTDTHVVVNFLPVGSEMATKWYVEQVLDAGCGFVNCIPVFIAREAYWRRRFEERGLPVVGDDAKSQLGATIVHRILTRLFMSRGVALERTSQLNVGGNTDFLNMLERQRLTSKKTSKTDAVTSQLAHPLPPEVVHIGPSDYVPWLADRKWAYIRLEGRGFGDLPVNLELKLEVWDSPNSAGVVIDAIRCCKLALDRGLKGALLAPSAYLMKSPPEQWPDEVARAQLERFIAGEE
- a CDS encoding flippase-like domain-containing protein codes for the protein MKTVRLALLALGAAFVGYLIVEVGPDMLLTSIRTLSWRLLVVLVFPFGVVTVLDTLGWRFAFHRDRASFLTLYPVRLAGEAFNVATPTASVGGEPVKAYLLRPRVPFEEGLASVIVDKTTITLAQGCFLVLGLGLAWVLFSLPSAFLHGMTGLLVIETLALGGFVIVQRRGIFGGGLKLLTGLGLAWGERHADKLHGLDRALAAFYRERRGRLCVSLLCHFLGWILGSLEAYLILYFLGIPISLTTAFVIEAFVAAVKFAAFLIPAGLGALEGGNVAVFAALGLGAGLGLSFALVRRLRELTWVTAGLIVLAFLRSSLTSELAA